The sequence ATTCTTCCAGCATCAAGAGAAATTTACAAACAGGCAATGCAGTTAGGATATATGGACACATTCATAGATGCCGGAGCAATTATCTGCAATCCTGGATGCGGCCCTTGTCTTGGAGGACATATGGGAGTGCTGTCCGAAGGAGAATCCTGCATTTCAACAACCAACAGAAACTTTAAAGGCAGAATGGGAGACCCTAAATCCTCAGTATATCTATCCAATTCAAAAGTAGTAGCTGCATCTGCAATTACAGGAGTTATTACTAATCCAAAAGATTTATAGTGATTTAAAATGCAAATGTCTAAAAACGAAGCCAACAGAGACCTTATTGAAAAAATAAAACAGGCCGAAGAAGAATATGGTGAAACTTTTTCAAATACGCAAAAAATCCTGCTAACAACTGACGGATCAATTACAGCTATTTTAGATGTATTATATGGAAAAATTACACTAACAACACTTGACCAGCATTTTGAAACAGCAGATAAAAGCCATGCAAAACTGGTTAATGTAAGTGAGGGAGAACAGATTAATTACCGCGAGGTTATAATGCATAAGGACGGCAGACCCTTAATTTATGCAATCTCACACATTCCATTATCAAGATGTGATGAGAATATCTGTGCCGATTTAGTTAGAGCAGACATACCGATTGGCAGAATTCTGAAAAATTACAATATCGAATCCAGAAGGGAAATCAACAACATCTTCATTGAAAAACCAAACGAAACTTTAAAGGAACTGTTTAAAACAGATGAAGACATGCTTGCAAGAGACTATGTCATAATCAACAATGACGAAATATTGATGTGGATTAAAGAAGTATTTCCAATCAGCTATTTTAAAGAGATATAGGTTGTTAAAATGGGCGTGAAACTGAAGGACATAATTGAACCGGAATCAATTAATTTCAAAGATTTGGAAGGAAGAACAATTTCCATTGATGCATTCAACACCCTTTTCCAATTCTTATCAACCATAAGGCAAAGGGACGGAAGGCCTTTATGTGACGAAAACGGAAATGTCACATCCCATCTAAGCGGAATATTATATAGAAACTCTTCAATGATTGAAAAAGGAATAAAACCAATTTATATATTCGATGGAAAAGCTCCGGAACTTAAAAGTGAAACACAGGCAAAAAGAAGAGAAATCAGAGACGAAGCAGAACGGACCTATAAAGAGGCTCTGGCTAAAGGAGATGAGGAAAAAGCCCGCAAATTTGCTATGAGATCCTCCAAACTATCACCAGAAATACTTGAATCCTCCAAAAAATTATTAACATTAATGGGAATCCCCTATATTGAAGCCAAAGGTGAAGGTGAAGCACAGGCAGCATACCTTGTAGCTAATGGTGATGCATATGCAGTTGCATCACAGGATTACGATTGCCTTTTATTTGGAGCCAAAAGAGTTGTAAGAAACCTTGCCGTCAATTCAAATCTCGGCAATCTAGAATATTATGATTTAAATAGGGTTTTAAGAGAATTAGACATAACAAGAGAAGAATTAATCGATATGGGAATATTAATTGGAACCGATTTTTGTGAAGGTCTTAAGGGCATAGGGGCTAAAACTGCTCTTAAGTTGGCCCATAAGGGACAATTAAAGGAAAAAATAGCCGAACTTCAAAAGGAATCAGACCATGATTTAGATGAGGTTCGTGAAATCTTTCTTAATCATAACGTGAATACCGACTATAAGATTAAATGGCAAAAGCCTGAAAAAGACAAAATCATCGAATTTTTATGTTATGAACATGGCTTTTCAGAAGACCGCGTATCCAAAGCCTCAGACAAACTTAAAAATCTAACATCCTCACAGAAAAGTCTCGATGCGTGGTTCTAAACTAATTTAAGTCATAAATGACTTCCATTAGCTATTTTTTTAAAGACAAATATATCTGCATTATATGCATTTATTTCCAGGTCAGCACTTCCATTTCAACATCATACCCCTCAAAATAATGATGTTGGACATTGTTGCAGTTTTTTAAGAGATATATGAAGTTCTTATTCGCTTTAAACATTTTCAATAATTTATTGTAATCAGCGTAATCTTTAGAGCCTCCCCTATAGGGATTTGGAGGTATGTGCCAAATCAGGTTATTGTCTTCATCAAAATACTGCAACGGATTTTCCATCTCCCCATAGTAATCCATGTCCAATATTCCCTTAATTTGAACTTTTCTATTGAACTTATGAGTAACATAGAAAACAATTATGATATTATTTAAAAATCCCATATTCTCCTCCGAAACTCTTTTTATGTAAATTTATATTTAGTTAGCAAAGTATATAAACAATCTAATAAGGAGGAAAATCTTTACCGAATACTTTTTGGGCATATTCCATAGCCAAATGAACCTGCTCGGAATACCTTATCATCATTTTCCTTTCAAAGTCCTGTCTTGATGATGATTTCAAGATTAATTTAAGCAATTCTTCATAAGTTTCAATAGCCCTCGCCATATTAAAATCATATCTTCCGGCAATTTCCGGATTTAACTTTTCAAAGCATGGAAATTCCAATGTTTTACATACCGTTTCGGCTGAAAAATAAGTCATTCTAATCAGCGGCGAAACAGATGAAACCAGCACATGATTTCCCAATTTTATAAGGGGAGGAATGCCTGTTTTTTCATATCTCTCTATTGAAATTAGTTTATTATAATTTTTAAGATCATAACAATGGAGTTCAGTATAAAAATCCGGCTTTAAATCTCTAATTAATTCCAAAACCTTTTTGCCGATTTTAGTTGAGTAAAATTCCTTTTTAATGGTTGATACATAAGGCGTTTTATCAAAGTTATAAAAATAGAACTGGCCACATGATAAATCTTCATCTTTAATTCTTTTAATGAATTTCAGAGATGTTTTACCTTCATTCCCATGAAGCCCGCCAATAAACAGCTTTACCGGCCCTTCACCATTGTCAATGTATTGAAAATAAGACATAAAAAAGAAGTTGAAGGAATTATGTTCCTTCCTGCCAATTTGACATGTAATCTTTTTGTTTATCAGTTAATGAGTCGATTTCAATATCCATAGCTTTCAATTTCATTGTAGCTACATTATAATCGATTTCATCAGGTGCTTTGGTTACTCCTACCTCTAAATCATTTTCCATAATGTGTTTTGCAGATAATGCCTGTACAGCAAAACTCATATCCATTATCTCAGCAGGATGTCCCTGTCCGCGAGCTGCAGACAAGTTTACTAAACGGCCGTCAGCCAGCAAGTAAATCTTGCGGCCATCATTAGTTGTGAACTCTTCTATGCTTTCACGCACTTCGGCAACGTTGGTTGAAATAGCTTCCAGATCAGGCCTGTTAATTTCCACATTAAAGTGGC comes from Methanobrevibacter sp. and encodes:
- a CDS encoding DUF2119 domain-containing protein codes for the protein MSYFQYIDNGEGPVKLFIGGLHGNEGKTSLKFIKRIKDEDLSCGQFYFYNFDKTPYVSTIKKEFYSTKIGKKVLELIRDLKPDFYTELHCYDLKNYNKLISIERYEKTGIPPLIKLGNHVLVSSVSPLIRMTYFSAETVCKTLEFPCFEKLNPEIAGRYDFNMARAIETYEELLKLILKSSSRQDFERKMMIRYSEQVHLAMEYAQKVFGKDFPPY
- the fen gene encoding flap endonuclease-1 — its product is MGVKLKDIIEPESINFKDLEGRTISIDAFNTLFQFLSTIRQRDGRPLCDENGNVTSHLSGILYRNSSMIEKGIKPIYIFDGKAPELKSETQAKRREIRDEAERTYKEALAKGDEEKARKFAMRSSKLSPEILESSKKLLTLMGIPYIEAKGEGEAQAAYLVANGDAYAVASQDYDCLLFGAKRVVRNLAVNSNLGNLEYYDLNRVLRELDITREELIDMGILIGTDFCEGLKGIGAKTALKLAHKGQLKEKIAELQKESDHDLDEVREIFLNHNVNTDYKIKWQKPEKDKIIEFLCYEHGFSEDRVSKASDKLKNLTSSQKSLDAWF
- a CDS encoding chorismate lyase; protein product: MQMSKNEANRDLIEKIKQAEEEYGETFSNTQKILLTTDGSITAILDVLYGKITLTTLDQHFETADKSHAKLVNVSEGEQINYREVIMHKDGRPLIYAISHIPLSRCDENICADLVRADIPIGRILKNYNIESRREINNIFIEKPNETLKELFKTDEDMLARDYVIINNDEILMWIKEVFPISYFKEI